The Spiroplasma clarkii genome has a window encoding:
- a CDS encoding glycoside hydrolase domain-containing protein, with translation MNLKKRLINSFLIFGIITCILASSLSVWSAFTKRSPFFGTSYDNNYVVNEIELDSNKPAPHNFTIFYGDSMYNYANYKLSADETPVFNGNFASLRKTNNPWKELSLWQNDRKSQQMVMVFDMNAKISNVTVSIQGVNEASNNGVEAKINVMNFILSTKTIGTSTIPEGTTYFPDKIGGNTVVNPQIFPVQPFLVSFSSYTNKVIARHWNYNIIIQYLDNGVYKTKVEKVTLLVSDKTINPTSDFSFNAMTSPATLATYNFNAANIPPTQTTKSGVVTPLNKPDDEVANEIRDLYSANNYFDWMTHHDNYFPSYLDDKYADILKNNYSYMMQMGAQYAYAPIFGNSIMRVSVKNKKNYETHNKYFEEMADFSGDWFANENFEFSFDFNGFDKYLEFVKNNGFTKIYIPTITRGSNGLKFFYNYDNNAGVSSASLGSNNALYNIVSAVKDEFIDGYGNITNLGTSYINNFIPQYFQAVLNYLEQLSDEQKTTASGSKLEFYYSFDETSFEIDQAIIEQINQIDENKLLKSHAYLGWEYRVNIDDSDDLYQKFVEQFDDITIQQREIVVNALNDETRLANLKKIIQERKKANKITWIYSSWNNAPATYIASLPSEAYWGMLIAEKLGADGFTRFAYEGYRNSITSDGDVDNSATKEPGDSYLMYPTYYLQNTMPSIRLFNIQEAYNLVKKMRVLFANGDLTEASKIQLLSYLVNPKTFKNTSNYMFANDKNLEIKDVDFASINGMIEYLKISLTNKGA, from the coding sequence TAAATAGTTTCTTAATATTTGGAATAATAACTTGCATATTAGCAAGTTCTTTATCAGTTTGGAGTGCCTTTACAAAAAGATCACCATTTTTTGGAACCTCATATGATAACAATTATGTTGTTAATGAGATTGAACTGGATTCAAACAAACCAGCTCCTCATAATTTCACAATTTTTTATGGTGATAGCATGTACAATTATGCCAATTATAAATTGAGTGCAGATGAAACACCCGTTTTTAATGGTAATTTTGCCTCTTTAAGAAAAACAAATAACCCATGAAAAGAATTAAGTTTATGACAAAATGATCGTAAATCTCAACAAATGGTAATGGTTTTTGATATGAATGCTAAAATATCAAATGTGACTGTTAGTATTCAAGGGGTAAATGAAGCAAGTAATAATGGGGTAGAAGCAAAAATTAATGTAATGAACTTTATCTTGTCAACAAAAACTATTGGGACAAGCACAATTCCAGAAGGAACCACTTATTTTCCTGATAAAATTGGGGGTAATACAGTGGTAAATCCTCAAATATTTCCAGTTCAACCATTTTTAGTATCATTTTCTTCTTACACTAACAAAGTTATTGCAAGACATTGAAACTACAATATCATTATTCAATATTTAGATAATGGAGTTTACAAAACTAAGGTTGAAAAAGTCACTCTCTTAGTTAGTGACAAAACCATTAATCCTACTTCAGACTTTTCATTTAATGCAATGACTTCTCCAGCAACATTAGCAACATATAATTTTAATGCAGCTAATATTCCACCAACTCAAACCACTAAAAGTGGTGTAGTGACACCACTTAACAAGCCTGATGATGAGGTTGCTAATGAAATTCGAGATTTATATAGTGCCAATAATTACTTTGACTGAATGACTCACCATGACAACTATTTCCCATCATATTTAGATGATAAATATGCAGATATTTTAAAAAACAATTATTCTTATATGATGCAAATGGGTGCTCAGTATGCTTATGCTCCAATTTTTGGAAACTCAATTATGAGAGTCTCAGTTAAAAATAAAAAAAATTATGAAACTCACAATAAATATTTTGAAGAGATGGCAGATTTTAGTGGTGACTGATTTGCAAATGAAAATTTTGAATTTAGTTTTGACTTTAATGGTTTTGACAAATACTTAGAATTTGTTAAAAACAATGGTTTTACAAAAATCTACATCCCAACCATAACCAGAGGAAGCAATGGTTTAAAATTCTTTTATAACTATGACAATAATGCTGGAGTGTCATCAGCAAGTCTAGGGTCAAATAATGCTCTTTACAATATTGTTTCAGCAGTTAAAGATGAGTTTATTGATGGCTATGGAAACATTACAAACTTAGGAACAAGTTATATTAATAATTTTATTCCCCAATATTTTCAAGCAGTTCTTAACTATCTTGAACAACTAAGTGATGAACAAAAAACTACTGCAAGTGGAAGTAAATTAGAGTTTTATTATTCTTTTGATGAAACTAGTTTTGAAATTGATCAAGCAATTATTGAACAAATTAACCAAATTGATGAAAACAAACTTTTAAAATCACATGCATATTTAGGTTGAGAGTACCGAGTGAATATTGATGATTCTGATGATCTTTACCAAAAGTTTGTTGAACAATTTGATGATATTACAATTCAACAGCGAGAAATTGTTGTTAATGCTTTAAATGATGAAACCCGTTTGGCTAACTTAAAAAAAATAATCCAAGAACGTAAAAAAGCAAATAAAATTACTTGGATTTACTCTTCATGAAACAATGCTCCTGCAACTTACATTGCCTCTTTACCAAGTGAAGCTTATTGAGGAATGTTGATTGCTGAAAAACTTGGTGCTGATGGCTTTACTCGTTTTGCTTATGAAGGTTATCGTAACTCAATTACTAGTGATGGGGATGTTGACAATAGTGCAACAAAAGAACCAGGAGATTCATATTTAATGTATCCAACTTATTACTTACAAAATACTATGCCTAGTATTAGGTTATTTAATATTCAAGAAGCTTATAATTTAGTTAAAAAAATGAGAGTTTTGTTTGCAAATGGTGATTTAACTGAGGCTTCAAAAATCCAGTTATTAAGTTATCTTGTTAATCCTAAGACTTTTAAAAATACTTCAAATTATATGTTTGCCAATGATAAAAACTTAGAAATTAAAGATGTAGATTTTGCCTCAATAAATGGAATGATTGAGTACTTGAAAATCTCATTAACTAACAAGGGGGCTTAA